From a single Lolium rigidum isolate FL_2022 chromosome 7, APGP_CSIRO_Lrig_0.1, whole genome shotgun sequence genomic region:
- the LOC124669673 gene encoding uncharacterized protein LOC124669673 encodes MEEQGQFSSEENVPFAQHELLKEDLKNAIVSASDISESFDSFPYYLSENTKSSLLTPAHVNLCCKNAMQWTKKISFISQRVLLSGPAGSEIYQETLVKALTKYFNANLLVVDSSLLLGGQSSKSKESVVYKKGDRVRYIGSSQSTKILEGPRAPDYGSQGEVRLSFEENASSKVGVRFDQPIAGGIDLGGSCEVDHGFFCSVDYLCLDGPGWEERAKHPFDVIFEFVCEEREHGPLILFLKDVEKVCGNSYSYHGLKSKLESFPEGVFIIGSQTQADTRKDKLNNGSPFLKFQYSQAAILDLALQDGFGRVNDKNKEAVKTAKHVTKVFPSKVTIQPPQDDLELSRWKQLLDRDVEILKAKANISKVQSFLTRHGLECADVETTLCVKDRTLTNECVDKIVGYTLSHEVMNCTVPTPGKDAIVALSSESLQHGVDLLESMQNDHKKKNTKKSLKDVATENEFEKRLLSDVIPPNEIGVTFDDIGALENVKDTLKELVMLPLQRPELFSKGQLMKPCKGILLFGPPGTGKTMLAKAVATEAGANFINISMSSIASKWFGEGEKYVKAVFSLASKIAPSVIFVDEVDGMLGRRENPGEHEAMRKMKNEFMVNWDGLRTKAKERVLVLAATNRPFDLDEAVIRRLPRRLMVNLPDATNRKKILSVILSKEELADDVDLEALANLTEGYSGSDLKNLCVTAAHRPIREILEKEKKERSLAEAENKPLPPKYSSSDVRSLNLSDFKHAHEQVCASISSDSTNMNELIQWNDLYGEGGSRKKTPLSYFM; translated from the exons ATGGAGGAGCAGGGCCAGTTTTCTTCTGAAGAAAATGTACCATTTGCTCAACATGAACTATTAAAAGAAGATCTGAAGAATGCAATTGTTAGCGCAAGTGATATATCAGAGTCATTTGATAGTTTCCCATATTACCTGAG TGAGAATACCAAAAGTTCTCTCCTGACACCAGCACATGTAAATTTGTGTTGTAAGAATGCCATGCAGTGGACAAAAAAGATATCTTTCATTTCTCAACGAGTATTATTATCTGGTCCAGCAG GGTCTGAGATATACCAAGAAACATTGGTGAAGGCTCTGACCAAATACTTCAATGCTAATCTGCTCGTCGTAGATTCATCGTTGCTGTTGGGT GGACAGTCATCGAAGTCAAAGGAATCAGTGGTGTACAAAAAAG GTGATAGAGTGAGATACATTGGTTCTTCGCAATCAACAAAGATCCTTGAAGGACCAAG AGCTCCCGATTATGGTTCACAGGGTGAAGTGCGACTTTCTTTTGAGGAAAATGCATCCTCAAAAGTTGGAGTCAGATTCGACCAACCGATTGCTGGCGGCATTGATCTTGGGGGCAGTTGTGAGGTTGATCACGGTTTCTTCTGTTCAG TCGATTATTTGTGCCTTGATGGTCCAGGATGGGAAGAGAGAGCTAAACATCCATTTGATGTAATATTTGAG tttgtttgtgaagaacgcGAGCATGGTCCTCTTATCCTATTTCTGAAGGACGTTGAAAAAGTGTGTGGGAACAGTTACTCGTATCATGGTCTAAAGAGTAAGCTTGAAAGTTTTCCAGAGGGTGTTTTTATTATTGGGTCTCAGACCCAGGCAGACACTCGGAAAGACAAG CTGAACAATGGGTCTCCTTTCCTTAAGTTCCAGTACAGCCAAGCAGCCATACTTGACCTTGCGCTCCAG GATGGCTTTGGCCGAGTGAATGATAAAAACAAAGAAGCAGTGAAGACTGCGAAGCATGTCACTAAGGTTTTCCCTAGTAAAGTGACAATACAGCCACCGCAG GATGACTTGGAATTATCACGGTGGAAACAACTATTAGATCGTGATGTCGAAATTCTGAAGGCAAAGGCTAACATTTCAAAAGTTCAATCT TTTCTAACTCGCCATGGTCTGGAATGTGCTGATGTAGAGACAACACTATGTGTTAAAGATCGAACTCTTACAAACGAAT GTGTTGATAAAATAGTTGGTTACACTTTGAGTCATGAAGTTATGAATTGTACTGTTCCAACTCCTGGAAAGGATGCGATTGTTGCTCTTTCTAGTGAAAG CCTTCAGCATGGGGTTGATTTGTTGGAAAGCATGCAAAATGACCATAAGAAAAAGAACACAAAGAAATCACTCAAG GATGTTGCCACGGAGAATGAATTTGAAAAAAGGCTTCTTAGTGATGTTATCCCTCCAAATGAGATAGGTGTTACCTTTGACGACATTGGAGCGCTAGAGAATGTCAAGGACACTTTGAAGGAATTAGTGATGCTTCCATTACAAAGGCCAGAGTTGTTCTCCAAGGGACAACTTATGAAG CCATGCAAAGGAATATTACTTTTTGGTCCACCTGGTACGGGGAAGACCATGCTTGCTAAAGCTGTTGCAACAGAGGCTGGTGCTAACTTCATCAACATATCAATGTCAAGCATTGCCTCTAAG TGGTTTGGCGAGGGAGAAAAATATGTGAAAGCTGTGTTCTCACTTGCAAGCAAAATTGCACCTAGTGTCATTTTTGTGGATGAG GTTGATGGCATGCTGGGTAGACGTGAGAACCCTGGGGAACATGAAGCTATGCGTAAGATGAAAAATGAATTTATGGTGAACTGGGATGGTCTGAGAACAAAAGCTAAAGAACGTGTATTAGTACTTGCTGCGACAAATAGGCCATTTGATCTTGATGAGGCTGTTATTAGGAGGCTCCCAAGGAG ATTGATGGTGAATTTACCAGATGCAACCAATAGGAAAAAGATTCTTAGCGTAATACTATCCAAAGAAGAGTTGGCAGATGATGTAGATCTGGAGGCACTGGCCAACTTGACTGAGGGGTATTCAGGCAGTGATCTGAAG AATCTGTGTGTTACTGCTGCACATCGTCCCATAAGGGAAATCCTTGAAAAAGAGAAGAAG GAGAGATCCTTAGCAGAAGCAGAAAATAAACCCTTGCCTCCTAAGTATTCTAGCAGTGATGTCCGTTCCCTAAATTTGAGTGATTTTAAGCATGCGCATGAGCAG GTATGTGCAAGTATATCATCCGATTCAACAAATATGAATGAGCTTATTCAGTGGAACGATCTCTATGGCGAAGGCGGATCTAGGAAGAAGACACCTCTAAGCTACTTCATGTAG
- the LOC124674117 gene encoding protein LURP-one-related 11-like: MARIHSSPLVCSSSPAAVCRSEKRKVFTLWLKSLVLNGRGCTVYDSDGLIVYRVDNYDSRCRDNICLMDLRGNIVVNILKKKLAFGKWEGFKWSGRKQDQRAWFKVARPCFQRSRRPSSSPCEFESDAGRAMRYRIDDDGGCRAGKRACCRIVDAGTGLVVAEVKRKVTAGGVALGEDVLALVVEPDVDHSLIMGLVLVYGLMNHTM, encoded by the exons ATGGCGAGGATTCACTCTTCACCGTTGGTatgctcgtcgtcgccggcggccgTGTGCAGGAGCGAGAAGAGGAAGGTGTTCACCCTGTGGCTGAAGTCGCTGGTGCTCAACGGGCGGGGCTGCACCGTGTACGACTCCGACGGCCTAATCGTCTACCGCGTCGACAACTACGACTCCAGGTGCAGAGACAACATCTGCCTCATGGACCTCCGCGGCAACATCGTCGTGAACATACTCAAAAAG AAGCTCGCGTTCGGCAAGTGGGAAGGGTTCAAGTGGAGCGGCCGGAAGCAGGACCAGAGGGCGTGGTtcaaggtggcgcggccgtgcTTCCAACGGAGCCGCcgcccgtcgtcgtcgccgtgcgAGTTCGAGAGCGACGCCGGCCGCGCCATGCGGTACAGGATCGATGACGACGGCGGGTGCCGCGCCGGGAAGCGGGCGTGCTGCAGGATCGTCGACGCCGGCACCGGGCTGGTGGTCGCGGAGGTGAAGAGGAAGGTGACGGCGGGCGGGGTGGCGCTGGGGGAGGACGTGCTCGCCCTGGTGGTGGAGCCCGACGTGGACCACTCGCTCATCATGGGGCTGGTGCTCGTCTACGGCCTCATGAATCACACCATGTGA